A portion of the Acanthopagrus latus isolate v.2019 chromosome 21, fAcaLat1.1, whole genome shotgun sequence genome contains these proteins:
- the myl12.2 gene encoding myosin, light chain 12, genome duplicate 2: protein MSSKRAKGKNTKKRPQRATSNVFAMFDQSQIQEFKEAFNMIDQNRDGFIDKEDLHDMLASLGKNPTEDYLEAMMNEAPGPINFTMFLTMFGEKLNGTDPEDVIRNAFACFDEEGTGMIQEEYLRELLTTMGDRFTDEDVDELFREAPIDKKGNFNYVAFTRILKHGAKDKDD, encoded by the exons ATGTCAAGCAAAAGGGCCAAGGGAAAGAACACCAAGAAGCGTCCTCAGCGTGCCACCTCCAATGTATTTGCTATGTTTGACCAGTCTCAGATTCAAGAGTTTAAGGAGGCCTTCAACATGATCGACCAAAACAGAGATGGTTTTATTGACAAAGAAGACCTTCACGACATGCTGGCCTCATTAG GTAAGAACCCCACAGAGGATTACCTGGAGGCGATGATGAATGAAGCGCCAGGACCAATCAACTTCACCATGTTTCTGACCATGTTTGGAGAGAAGCTGAACGGCACTGATCCCGAGGATGTGATCCGTAATGCTTTTGCCTGCTTTGACGAGGAGGGAACTG GTATGATCCAGGAGGAGTACCTGCGGGAGCTGCTCACTACGATGGGAGACAGGTTTACAGACGAAGACGTGGACGAACTCTTCCGAGAGGCGCCCATCGACAAGAAGGGCAACTTCAACTATGTAGCATTCACGCGTATACTAAAGCACGGTGCAAAGGACAAAGATGATTAG